The genomic region CCCTCAACGCCAAAACCTTCAAGGAAGACCCGGCCGTGCCCGGCAGCGGCCTGAGCTTCGATTTGGGCCCGCACGTGCTGGATCAGGCCCTGAGCCTGTTCGGGCAGCCCGAGCGCGCCCACGTCACGCGCGCCAGCCACCGCCCCGGCTCCCGCGTCGATGACTACTTCCACCTGCACCTGCAGTATCCGCAGGGGCTGAACGTGTTTGTGGCCGGCAGCCTGCTCACGGCCGCGGCCGGTCCGGCCTACGTGCTGCACGGCACGCTCGGCTCGTTCCAGAAAAACCGCGCCGACGTGCAGGAAACCCAGCTCGACCAGGGCCAGCTGCCCACCGCCGCCACCTACGGCCACGAACCCACCGGCCAAGAAGGCACGCTTACACTGGTGCCCGCCCCCGGCGAAACCCAGGTTTCCCGCCTCCCCGCGCCCCAGGGTCAGTACCAGGGCCTGTTTGAGGCGGTGTACCAGACCATCCGCCACGGCCAGCCCTTCCCGGTGCGCGCCGAGCAGCTGCGCTGGCAGCTGGAGGTGCTGGAGGGTAGAGGCTAAAAAGAACGTCCTTCCAACCAGAACGTCATTTCAAGAACGTCATTCCGAGCGGAGCGAGGAATCTCGCTTGCTGACATTGCAATACTAATCCAACATCAGCACGCGAGATTCCTCGCTCCGCTCGGAATGACGTCCTGTTCGCGCTACTACCGCTCCAACCTCAACCGCACACAAATCCCGTTATCTTTGTTTCAATCCAATCCAGCGGTTTGCTGACCGAGACGCAAGGTCAGCCCTCTATCATCTTAACGAAGCTGTACCTTGACGTTTCACGAGTTTAACCTGCACGATGACCTGCTCGCGGGCATCGATGCCATGAATTACCAGAATGCCACGCCCATCCAGGAGCAGGCCATTCCCCGCATTCTCGAAGGCAAAGACCTGATTGCCTGCGCCCAGACCGGCACCGGCAAAACCGCCGCCTACCTGCTGCCGCTGCTCGACAAGATTTCGCACGCCAAGCACGGCACCACCTCCACGCTGGTGCTGGTGCCCACTCGCGAGCTGGCTACGCAGATCGACGAGCAGGTAACGGGCTTCGGCTACTTCGTGGAAGCCAGCTCCATTGCCATCTACGGCGGGGGCAAATCCGAGGGCTGGGAGCAGCAGAAGCGCGCCCTCACCTCCGGCGCCGACATCATCATTGCCACGCCCGGCCGCCTCATTGCCCACATGCAGATGGGCTACGTGAAGTTCGAGGACCTGAAGTATCTGGTGCTCGATGAGGCCGATAAGATGATGGACATGGGCTTCTC from Hymenobacter canadensis harbors:
- a CDS encoding Gfo/Idh/MocA family oxidoreductase produces the protein MSSPIQTGLLAYGMSGRIFHAPFLSTHSGFALRAVVERSRKKMAQPYPSIISYDSVAELLDDPQLELVVVNTPNDTHFALARQALQAGKHVLIEKPVATTVAELDELLALAAERRLHVLAYQNRRWDSDFQLVRQVVESGRLGQLTEVHFRFDRYKLALNAKTFKEDPAVPGSGLSFDLGPHVLDQALSLFGQPERAHVTRASHRPGSRVDDYFHLHLQYPQGLNVFVAGSLLTAAAGPAYVLHGTLGSFQKNRADVQETQLDQGQLPTAATYGHEPTGQEGTLTLVPAPGETQVSRLPAPQGQYQGLFEAVYQTIRHGQPFPVRAEQLRWQLEVLEGRG